GCCGGTCGCATCCACGCCGCGCTCAAAACGATAGCGCGCGTCAGAGGTCACCCCCAGCTTGCGGCCCGTTTCGGCGATATTGATCGGATGCCAGAGAGCGGCTTCCAGGAAAACATTGACCGTTTCCCCGGTGCAGCCGGACAGTTCACCGCCCATGACACCGGCAATGCTTTCCGGCCCTTCCTCGTCACGGATCACGACCATGCCTTCGGAGAATTCATATTCCTTGCCGTCCAGCGCCAGCAGCTTTTCACCCGGCTCGGCGAAAGAGATGCGAAGCTTGTCGCCCTTCACCTTGTCGGCATCGAAGACGTGCAGCGGACGGTTCAGATCATAGGTGACATAGTTGGTGATATCGACCAGTGCGGAGATCGGACGCAGGCCGATCGCCTTCAGGCGGTCCTGCATCCATTTCGGGCTGGAGCCGTTTTTCACACCACGGATATAGCACCCTTTGGCCTGCGGGCACTTATCACCGATACCGTCGGCAATCTCCCAGGTCAGCGGGCTGTCAAAACCGCCCGCAACCGCAGACAGGTCCGGCTGTTTCAGCGTGCCCAGACCGGCCGCGGCCAGATCGCGGGCGATGCCGTAGATGCCCAGCGCATCACCCCGGTTCGGGGTAATCGCGATTTCGATGATCGGATCGTCCAGACCGGCGATGGTGGCATAGCTTTCGCCCACCGGCGCGTCATCCGCCAGTTCGATAATGCCGTCATGTTCGTCACTGAGGCCCATTTCGCGTTCGGAACACAGCATACCATTGCTGTCTTCGCCGCGAATATTACCGGCCTTCAGATCAACGCCGGTGCCCGGAATATGGCTGCCGGACGGCGCGAAGACGCCCTTCATGCCCTGGCGCGCATTGGGTGCACCGCAGACAACCTGGACTTCTTCCGAACCGGTATCGACGATGCAGACCTGCAGACGATCCGCATTGGGATGGCGTTTCGCCTCTTTCACGTAACCGACGATAAACGGCGCCAGCGCCTTGGAGCGGTCCTCGACCCCTTCCACTTCCAGGCCGATCATGGTCAGCGTATTCAGAATTTCTTCCAGAGACGCTTCCGTCTCCAAATGGTCTTTCAACCAGCTCAATGTGAATTTCATACTGACAGCCCCCGAATAAGCGATGCGGCTTCCATGGGCAGGAATCCGTAGTGACGCAGCCAACGCAGGTCGGCATCGAAGAATGTGCGCAGGTCGGGGATGCCATATTTCAGCATCGCGATACGCTCGATCCCCATGCCGAAGGCAAAGCCCTGGTATTCATCCGGGTCCAGGCCGCAGGCGCGCAGCACATTGGGGTGCACCATGCCGGAACCCAGGATTTCCATCCAGTCGTCGCCTTCGCCAACCACCAGCTCGCCATCCCGCCAGCAGCACTGGATATCCACCTCAGCGCTGGGTTCGGTGAAGGGGAAATAGCTGGAGCGGAAGCGCAGCGGCAGGTTGTCGACCTCGAAATAGGCGCTCAGGAAGTCCTGCAGGCAGCCTTTCAGGTGACCGAAATGGGTCTTCTTGTCGATGACCAGCGCCTCGACCTGGCTGAACATCGGCGTATGGGTCATATCGCTGTCAGAACGATAGGTCCGGCCCGGCGCGATGATGCGGATCGGCGGTTCCTGGTTCTGCATGGTGTGGATCTGCACCGTACTGGTGTGGGTCCGCAGCACCTTTTCATAGTCGATCTGACCGTCTTCACCCTGCAGGTAGAAGGTGTCATGTTCCTGACGCGCGGGATGTTCCGGCGGAATGTTCAAGGCGGTGAAGTTATGGAAATCGTCTTCGATATCCGGCCCTTCGGCCACTGTGAAGCCCATCTCGCCAAAGATCGCGACGATTTCGTCCCAGGTCTGGCTGATCGGGTGCAGACGCCCCATTTCCTCCGGACGGACCGGCAGGGAAACGTCAATGCTTTCCGCCTGCAGCCGTTCGTTCAACGCCGCATCTTCAAGCGCTTCCTTGCGCAGGTTGATGGCAGATGCCACCGCTTCCTTGATTTTGTTCAGCGCCTGACCGCGCTCTTTGCGTTCATCCGGGCTCAACCCACCGAGATTTTTCATCTCAGCCGTGATCCGGCCCTTCTTGCCCAGCGCTGCCACGCGCACCGTTTCCAATGTGTCGAGGTCACCCGCCCCGTTCACATCGCCCAGAAGCGCATCCTGTAGCTGGTCGAGAGTATCGCTCATCCCCAGTGTCTCACTCACGTTGGAATTAAAGACCCAAAATAATCAACTTCCCGGTTCTAACCCCGGGACATGAAAAAAGCAAAAGCGGGGTCGCTTGCGCGGCCCCGCTCTTACCGAAACTCAGAAATGCTGAAAAACCGAGTTAGGCCAGAGCGGCCTGCGCCTGATCTGCCAGCGATTTAAAGGCTTCCGGTTCATGAACTGCGATGTCGGCCAGAACCTTACGGTCCAGCTCGATGCCAGCCTTGTTCAGGCCGTCCATGAAACGGGAATAGGTCAGGCCGTTGTCGCGTGCCGCAGCGTTGATACGCTGGATCCACAGGGCACGGAAGGTGCGCTTGCGGGCTTTACGGTCGCGATAGGCGTACTGACCGGCTTTCTCGACCGCCTGCTTGGCGATGCGGATCGTATTTTTACGACGGCCGCGATAGCCTTTGGCTTCTTCGAGAACTTTTTTGTGACGGGCGTGAGCGGTTACACCGCGTTTTACACGTGCCATGATAGGAGCTCCTTAATTCAAGCGGGCCGAGGCTTAGCCGAACAGCCAATTGGTTTTGACGACCTTAGCGTCGGAATCGCACATGATCTGGCCGCCACGGTTCTGGCGCTTCATCTGCTGCGGACGCTTGGAGGTGCCGTGACGCAGGCAAGCACTGTAGAAACGTACTTTGCCTTTACCGGTCAGCTTGAACCGCTTTTTAGCGGAGCTTTTCGTCTTCATCTTGGGCATTTTTTCTTCCTTCTTAAGGTCGAGTTTCATCTTCGGTGGCAAGGCATGCCATTGGACCAGTTTCAGTCCGCCCGGCGCACCGGCATCATGGCCATCCCACGAATGGTACAGCCACAGCGGACGGGGTTATACGCCCCCCGGCCACGAAAGACAAGCGCATATCCGCAGAAATTCACGTTTGTTTGTGGACCGGGTATACTCGTTGCCACCGTCACAACAATCGACTGCGGGGAGTAGACAACAATGGCACTCGAAATGACTACCGACCTTCGGATGCTGATCTGGGTCAGCCTGTTAACCCTGTTTCTGTGGCTGCCTTATGTATTGGCGCGCCTCGTAAGATACGGCCTCATCGAAACAATCTCATACAGGAAAGACGGCGAACCGGTCGCCGCCTGGGCAACCAGGGCAAAAAAGGCGCATTACAATGCGATAGAGAATCTGGTTCCCTTTGCCATAGCGGTCCTGGTCGCACATATCACCAACGCCGCCAATGACATGACGGCCCTGGCATCAATCGTCTATTTCTGGGCGCGTCTTGCGCATTATCCGCTGCAGATAAGCAATCTGCCCATAGGGCGGACCGTCGCCTTCGCAGTCGGCTGGGTCGCCATTCTGATCATCGTGCTGCAGATCATCAAATAGGCAAAACCCAAGACAGCATTCCAGACCGGCCCATTGAGGGCCGGTCCATATGCCCGGCAACCGAAATCAACGAACCACGAAAACCGAAATATCGCTGTGGGAAGCCAGATAACCGGCGTTAGAGCTGAAGACATGCTCGTAGATGCCCGGCATATGGGTTCCCATGACAACAAGGTCCGCCCCCAGTTCATGCGCGGCCTTGTCCAGCGCATCATCAAGGTCACGCGCCGGGTCCGCGGATGTCACCGCCTTGGTCTGCACCGGCACGCCCAGGACGCCCGCCTGCCGCTCGCCAAAGTCTTTCAGCTTTTGCGCGAATTCCTCCGGCGTATGGGCGACAGCCGTCGGCACGGTCGGCGTCACACCGACAAGGGTGAGGTCCGCCTTAAATTCCTTCGCAAAAAGACCCGCCGTCGTCAGCGCCTTTCCGAGCTTATCCTGATGCTCCAAATCCACTGGCACCATTATCGACTTATACATATCAGGACTCCGTTAAGTTATTGGCCTGGATACAATATAACCATAGCATATACCCCCTCCCCCAGGTCCAGCTTTGCGCTACCTCAATGCAAAGCGCCTATGCCGGGTATTCCCGCCGATCAGCCGAAAGGAGAATGTTTTGCCCGCATAATCGCGCAATGCGCGATATTTTCAAAATATTAACCCATTTGATTTTAAACTATTGTTTTCATCTTATCATTTTCTAATGAAGGCTGTATTCTGCGGAAAAAGATAGGGGGCTAAGAGATGGAATACAGGACAGGTTCAACCGTAAGCAGCCAGGAAATGGCGCTGTTTGATCTGGCAAAGCGCCTGGAACGTTATCGCGAGGGACGCCATGCGGTGCATGTTCATCTCTCCCGGCTGAAATCCGTCAATCGGCGCAACCATCACCTGCGCGTAGCCTTGTCCACGGTCTCCAGCAATTTTGCCGGTAGCGACTGTCAGGCATTTCTTCTGGCAAACAATGATCTGGTTTTCGTCAGCAAGGATGTCGACCTGAAGAAACTGGACGATATCATCATGCAGCTTCGCAGCCTGTTCAGCGACGACCCCCTGGTCATTGCCGCCGGAGACCATGAAAGCGGCCATGGACAATTCGCCACCATCTACAATCTGGAAAAGCAATATCCGGCCTTCATGGATTTCTGCAAGGAGATCGCCGCCAAGGATCAGGACCGTAAACGGCGTCTTTCGGAAATGGCGGTCCAGACCGCGGCAGATGTCGCCGACAGCCGCCATCCCCTGACCACGGCGCAACTGGCACGTCTTGAGGAGTATCTGGAAAGAACGGAGATCACCAACGTCATGAAGCGCCAGCCGGTCTGCGTCATTACCGGCAAGGAGCCTCCCAAACCGATCTTCAAGGAACTTTACGTCTCCATCATGGAACTGGCGACATCCATGCTGCCCGATGTCAATCTGGCGTCCAACCGCTGGCTGTTCCAGCATCTGACGCAAATCCTCGACAAGCGTATGTTGAGCCGCCTGTCCAAGGCGCGCGACAGCGCCCTGCAGACCCATTTTTCCGTCAACCTGAACGTCAACACGCTGCTGGAGCCGGAATTCCTCGCCTTTGACAACAGCCTGCATGCCGGATCACGCGAGACAATCATCATTGAACTGCACCTCATCGACATTTTGGCTGACATGTCGATGTATCAGTTCGCCCGCGACTTTGTGAAGGAACGCGGATATCGGATTTGCGTAGACGGGATTTCCGCAGATGCCCTGCCCTTCGTGGACCGAAAGCTTCTGGGTGCGGATATGGTGAAGGTCTTTGCAGACGACACCTTCTCCCCCAACGCCTCGACAGAGCGCAAGGAAGCCATGGCAAAAGAAATAAACCGTCAGGGCAAGGGCCGCATTATACTTGCACGCTGCGACAGCCGGGCTATCATCACCGCCGGCCAGGAAATGGGGATCACTGTCTTTCAGGGACACTATATTGATATGGCGCTGCAACAGCTCTCAAAGCTGTCGTCGGCTGCCAAATCTCAAAAGCAGGCCTGACAGACACCCCGGACAGCAGGCCAACCGTAACCCTCTGTCGATCGCGTCATCATGAATTCAATTGACCTTGCCGTTCCGGCCTTCGGCCTGTCCACCGCAATGATCCTTGCCCTGGCCCTCGTTCTGGATTGGGCCTTGGGCGATATGCGCTGGTTCTACCGCTTTGTCCCCCATCCCGTCGTCCTGATCGGGCGGCTGATCGGTATTCTGGACAAGCGCCTCAACCGGGAAAGCCGCAGCAGCCGCAACCGCATGATCCGGGGCGCAATGGTCACGGCCTTCGTCGTTCTCCTCTGCGCCCTGATCGGATGGGGTCTGGACCGGGGCCTGCGACAGGTTCCCTACGGCTGGGGCATCGAGGTCTTTCTGGTTTCCATCCTGCTGGCCGCACGCAGCCTGTTTACCCATGTGGGCAATGTGGCCAAGGCGCTGAAGGCCGACGGCCTCGAAGGTGGACGCAAGGCCGTTGCCCATATCGTCGGGCGCGATCCAAGCCAGTTGGACAGTCATGGTGTCGCACGGGCAGCCGTGGAATCGCTTGCGGAAAACTTCGCCGACGGCGTCATTGCCCCGGCCTTCTGGTATCTGATCTTCGGCCTGCCCGGCATTCTCGCCTATAAGGCGATCAACACGCTGGATTCCATGATCGGCTACCGGAATGCGCGCTATAAGGATTTCGGCATGGCGGCGGCGCGGTTCGATGATCTCGCCAACTGGATTCCGGCACGCCTGACCGGCGTCCTTGTCTGCCTCGCGGCAGCCCTGTCACCGAAATCCGCCCCCGTGCAGGCCGCGCGCAGCATGATCCGATTTGCCGGAAAGCACGCCTCGCCCAACGCCGGCTGGCCGGAAGGAGCCATGGCTGGGGCGCTCGATCTGGCATTGGGCGGGCCAAGACGCTATCCGGGCGGCATCAGCGAGGCAGCCTGGATCGGCGATGGCCGGGCACGCCTGACCGCTGGCGACATCCGCGCCGCGCAATATGTCTACGCAGTCGCCAATGGTCTGGTCCTTGCCGGGACCCTGACCTTCGCGCTGGTCTTTATTGATTTCCAGGGTCTGATCTAGGGATCAACCGGCTTTCGCAGTTGCCAGCAACGCGTCCAGATCCAGATGCGCCTCCAGATGATCCGCCAGATTATCGAGTGTCTGTTCGACCATCGCGTCATAGCGGGTTTCCGCCTGACGTCCTTCCCGGAAGCGCGACAGGAAGGCGGCACGGAAATCATCATCGGCAAACAACCCGTGCAGGTAACAGCCCATCACGCGTCCGTCTTGGGAAATCGCCCCGTCCGGCCCGCTGCCCAATTGCAGCATCGGCCGTTGCAGGCCCGGCCCACGGGTGCGGCCCATATGCATTTCATACCCATGAACACTGGCGCCGGTGGAGAGGTCAACGCCCTGCTCTTCGTAAAGCGCCTTGTCGCCGGTCAGTGCCGTTTCCGTGTCCAGCAGCCCCAGCCCGTCCACCGAACCGGCGGGTCCTTCAATTCCATCCGGGTCCGAAATGACCTTACCCAACATCTGATATCCGGCACAGAGCCCGACCACCATGCCGCCACGGCGCAGATAGGCCTTCAGGTCGATCTCCCAACCTTCCGCCCGAAAGGCCTGCAAGTCGGCGATGGTTGTCTTCGATCCCGGCAGCAGGACAAGGTCCGCATCCATGGGCAGGGGCGTGCCCGGCGAAATGAAGGTCACCGACACATCCGGTTCCGCAGACAGCGGATCGAGGTCATCGAAATTGGCAATCCGGTCGAGCCGGGGCACCACCACCTTGATCCCCTTGCCACAATCGTCGGCGGGACGTTCCAGCGCCACCGCATCCTCCGCAGGCAGCCTGGCCGCCGCCGCGAACCACGGCAGCACGCCAAAGCTTGGCATGCCGGTATGATCGCCGATGATCTCCAGACCGCTGTCGAACAGGGTCGGGTCACCCCGGAACTTGTTAACGATATAGCCCTTCAACCGGTCGCGTTCGCTGTCTTCCAGCACCTGCCAGGTTCCGACCAGACTTGCGATCACACCGCCCCGGGCGATATCGGCGACCAGGACGACCGGGATATCGGCGGCCTCCGCAAAGCCCATATTCGCAATATCGCCATTACGCAGGTTTACTTCCGCCGGGCTGCCCGCACCTTCGACCAGCAGCAAGTCTGCCTCGCCACCGAGTTGGTCAAAACTTTCCAGCACCTTCGGCAGCAGTTCGGACTTCAGCTTGTAATAGTCACGGGCCTTTGCGGTTGCATAGACCTTGCCCTGCACCACGACCTGAGACCCCATATCCGTCTGGGGTTTCAGCAGAACCGGGTTCATATGAACGCTGGGCGGGACACCACAGGCGCGCGCCTGCAGGGCCTGGGCCCGGCCGATCTCACCACCGTCTGCCGTGACGGCGGCATTATTGGACATATTCTGTGGCTTGAAAGGACGCACGGTCAGGCCACGCCGCGTATAGGCGCGGGCAAGCCCTGCAACCAGCAGGGACTTGCCCACATCCGATCCGGTTCCCTGGAACATCAGTGCCGGGGGGCGCGTGGCCGTCATGTGTCGATTACCGTTTCAACTGATCAGTTATGGGGAAAACTGGCGAGCAGTTCGCGCAGCTTGTCCGCATGGGCATTGGCGTATTTGCCATTCAGGACGATATCCTTGGGCGTGGCGCTGGTATTG
The Aestuariispira ectoiniformans genome window above contains:
- the pheS gene encoding phenylalanine--tRNA ligase subunit alpha gives rise to the protein MSDTLDQLQDALLGDVNGAGDLDTLETVRVAALGKKGRITAEMKNLGGLSPDERKERGQALNKIKEAVASAINLRKEALEDAALNERLQAESIDVSLPVRPEEMGRLHPISQTWDEIVAIFGEMGFTVAEGPDIEDDFHNFTALNIPPEHPARQEHDTFYLQGEDGQIDYEKVLRTHTSTVQIHTMQNQEPPIRIIAPGRTYRSDSDMTHTPMFSQVEALVIDKKTHFGHLKGCLQDFLSAYFEVDNLPLRFRSSYFPFTEPSAEVDIQCCWRDGELVVGEGDDWMEILGSGMVHPNVLRACGLDPDEYQGFAFGMGIERIAMLKYGIPDLRTFFDADLRWLRHYGFLPMEAASLIRGLSV
- the rplT gene encoding 50S ribosomal protein L20 yields the protein MARVKRGVTAHARHKKVLEEAKGYRGRRKNTIRIAKQAVEKAGQYAYRDRKARKRTFRALWIQRINAAARDNGLTYSRFMDGLNKAGIELDRKVLADIAVHEPEAFKSLADQAQAALA
- the rpmI gene encoding 50S ribosomal protein L35, whose product is MPKMKTKSSAKKRFKLTGKGKVRFYSACLRHGTSKRPQQMKRQNRGGQIMCDSDAKVVKTNWLFG
- a CDS encoding MAPEG family protein, which gives rise to MALEMTTDLRMLIWVSLLTLFLWLPYVLARLVRYGLIETISYRKDGEPVAAWATRAKKAHYNAIENLVPFAIAVLVAHITNAANDMTALASIVYFWARLAHYPLQISNLPIGRTVAFAVGWVAILIIVLQIIK
- a CDS encoding universal stress protein produces the protein MYKSIMVPVDLEHQDKLGKALTTAGLFAKEFKADLTLVGVTPTVPTAVAHTPEEFAQKLKDFGERQAGVLGVPVQTKAVTSADPARDLDDALDKAAHELGADLVVMGTHMPGIYEHVFSSNAGYLASHSDISVFVVR
- the cbiB gene encoding adenosylcobinamide-phosphate synthase CbiB yields the protein MNSIDLAVPAFGLSTAMILALALVLDWALGDMRWFYRFVPHPVVLIGRLIGILDKRLNRESRSSRNRMIRGAMVTAFVVLLCALIGWGLDRGLRQVPYGWGIEVFLVSILLAARSLFTHVGNVAKALKADGLEGGRKAVAHIVGRDPSQLDSHGVARAAVESLAENFADGVIAPAFWYLIFGLPGILAYKAINTLDSMIGYRNARYKDFGMAAARFDDLANWIPARLTGVLVCLAAALSPKSAPVQAARSMIRFAGKHASPNAGWPEGAMAGALDLALGGPRRYPGGISEAAWIGDGRARLTAGDIRAAQYVYAVANGLVLAGTLTFALVFIDFQGLI
- a CDS encoding cobyric acid synthase → MTATRPPALMFQGTGSDVGKSLLVAGLARAYTRRGLTVRPFKPQNMSNNAAVTADGGEIGRAQALQARACGVPPSVHMNPVLLKPQTDMGSQVVVQGKVYATAKARDYYKLKSELLPKVLESFDQLGGEADLLLVEGAGSPAEVNLRNGDIANMGFAEAADIPVVLVADIARGGVIASLVGTWQVLEDSERDRLKGYIVNKFRGDPTLFDSGLEIIGDHTGMPSFGVLPWFAAAARLPAEDAVALERPADDCGKGIKVVVPRLDRIANFDDLDPLSAEPDVSVTFISPGTPLPMDADLVLLPGSKTTIADLQAFRAEGWEIDLKAYLRRGGMVVGLCAGYQMLGKVISDPDGIEGPAGSVDGLGLLDTETALTGDKALYEEQGVDLSTGASVHGYEMHMGRTRGPGLQRPMLQLGSGPDGAISQDGRVMGCYLHGLFADDDFRAAFLSRFREGRQAETRYDAMVEQTLDNLADHLEAHLDLDALLATAKAG